From the Xiphophorus hellerii strain 12219 chromosome 20, Xiphophorus_hellerii-4.1, whole genome shotgun sequence genome, the window TGAATCTTGTTTATTCAACTTTTATCTCAATAAAAAACTACTGAGCTAATAAGAGCTTCATCTGCTATATTTATCCAAAAGTAGATGATTTATACTACAAGATTCATGATACAACTTTGTTTCCATAAAAAAACTGACATGTAAAGGACTAAATACTCTTTGGAAACACATGTTATATTTTGACATACATGGACGATAAAACCTTGCCTTACATTGCACATTTTTGGTTTGTAATTCATTAGAAGCCTTTCTGTAAACCTGAATTTTAAGTATTTAGTATATTTAGTCATGCCATTGTGGGTTCAGAATTTCTCTGAAAACCGTTTCGGGAGGTATTTGGTCAAATATGTAAATTTGACAGCATCATAACAATAGCAGTTTTTCAGTCTTAATCATTCTACAGCACAGACAATAAAAGTTGCTAAATGTGCATTACTACATCATGCAAGGCAGTAAATTCAGATCCAAGCACTTTAAAAGCTCGTTAAACCTGTACCATTAAAAACTCTGCAGCTGTGTCACAAAGGCACAACACTCTTGTCAGTTTATTTGCTGCAGACCAGGCACTATTTAAATCAGCACTTTTACCATGTAGTGTATAAACATGCAGTAAGGTTTGGTTAAATTACTTTAATATATATACAATGCTCTGAAGTATGAGTTTAGATAGATAATACAGAAAGTTAGAGTATTTATTGGACCATTTGAACATTATTGGAAAAGGAACTTTTGTGAATTTGGATTATGTTAATGTTCAGACAGTAGCACCAGTAGTTTCTTGACTCCATTGACTCCAGCCctgataaatatttgaaaaaaggatcagaattatatattttttgtaggactgataaaaatccataaaaataaacaaatttgatCATGTTTATTAAATGAGGATAAACTAGATTATGtagttatttgtattttaaaacatttacaacccctcttaaatggatgtaaattgAGCATGATTATTACTTTCAATCTTGATCAGATTTTCAAGTAATGCTTCGTTTGTAATcgatttcttcctgtttttctgggGTCTGCATATGACACAGAGGCCATGTTTGTACCAGTTACTCTTCAAAAtggggagaaaaaacaaacatctaaatCAAGTAAATCagatttgtgttatttttttatgatagaaaattatttcaagTCTGTTTACACCTCTTTACCAGGGATGCCTAGGAAATATTGCCAAACCATGCTATTCAACTAATAGGATCGGCGTAATCGACTGTAAGATTATTATCGAAAATCGCAGTATGTTTGGGATAAAGATGTAATAAGAGGAAGTTTcaaatttctaaattattaataaacattGTCAGTTTTTGTCaccataaaagaaagaaaatgtaatgcATTGATTTTCTGGATGTAATCAAAGACAGCAGTTAAATATAGATAATCCAAAATCAGAAAGGAggtaactaaataaatatacactatttatttgtttttgtgccacTGCAAATGATAAAAGGCACAGCAGTTTTAATTCATTTGGAAACATTActgaaaagtaaaatgtcaCTTCAAAAGTCTTAGAGCACTTCAAAGACTTATTctacatgatgatgatgatgatgatgatgatgatgatggatgatgatgaGCAGTTCATACTGATTCTGGTTCCATGTGAGATTATCTGACTGCTTCTTTTTGTGCATCTCATTTAGaacaattaaaatagtttttgtttttattcatctacACAGAACCAGCTGCAGTTATTAGTGTAAAAGTAAAGCCTTAGAAGCAGGAGACAACCATTTCATCCTCCCGGGTTGATTTTGTGGTGTAATTTTAGTAAACTGCATTAGAAACTCtctgtaatataaaaaaataaattagaaattgCAGCAAATAGAAGATTTTTGTTCGGGGATCTGTCTTCCACATAGCATTTATTATGGTGtgtattttgttattgtggCAGACCCAGACTCTGTGCTGGACAGCTGGTAATGTGTCCAACTGAGGTGAAAGCGCTCCCTTTCTAATGAACATACCGAACAACCCTTTTCCAAACactgcacacacaaacacgcactgAAGCAGCTGTTAGTGACCTCCAGCAACCTGGCTGGTCCCTGACGTCCAGTCGATGAAAATGAAGCTCAGACTCATCACCATGAAGGAGATTCCCAGAGCAGCAAAACAAGtagcctttaaaaaaatattttagaaaacacagagaagcacTTAAGACGAATGATCTACTTTTCAATATTATCTAAACTGACAAATATCTAAATTGAGAAATAgatcatgaaaaatgtttaatgaaagATATTTATGCCTCACCAGTATTTTTGAAGTGGAGGTCATGGGTTCATCCTCTCTGGGAACGATGCGGATGTAGAAGACAGCggggaaaatgaaaatgaggcAGGGAGCTGATGTGGCACCTGGATCACATAAGGACACATAAATTTGGTCATACAAATTTATACTTTCCTCTTCGAAAGGCTTTATCTGACCTCCTTTCAGGACATGAACAAACTGTATCGGGTCAGGTTGTATATCCTGCcatgatgcagaaaaaaatcactcaCAAAGTCACTTACAAAATCGGCTTTAAGATTTTCATATTTGGTTATGAAGCTGtagaattattttaatatattgataaaCTAATTGCCCCATTCGGAAAACAGCATTGAACCACCCACAGTTCAATTTTTTGTCATGTGTACAGGATGTTTTTTCTAATCAAACCAATTTATATAAAACTTTTCCtggtttttatgttaatttgtGCTCTGTCTgtcatatactgtacatttttaGAGCAGGAGGGCTGCTTTGAAGATGTCGCCCCCAAGGTCCTCAATGTTTTTGCCTTTGACTCATTAAACGTGACCTGCACTCTGAGGACACACTTCGACAATAATATTGATTCTAGCTGTCACTTTCTCCTAGAGTAAACATGTGCTAGTCACATGTCTTAGTTCTCACTTCTAAGCCAACATTGCATAAAATTACAGTGCAAAGTAAAGAGTAAtaataacttttttgttttctgattataTATTGTAAAAGATGTCCTATGTTGGTCAAAGGAGgcattttgtatttgtgaaccATGTTTAATCACCCATGATGGaattaatcaacaaaaaaaagtgaaatataatCTGGACCTACTTAAGTTTTCCATTAAAATAATACTGTAATGCACTAACCAATGATGCCAAAGATGCCCAGAATGTTGGGAGCAAATATCACCAGCATGTTGATGAAAGTGAGCAGAACGAAGGCGATGCTGACATGACGTAACCAGTTGAAAGATTTGCTGGGAAATAACATCTCCTGGATGGCTCTGCGCACCTGCACATTTTATCATGcgaattaaaaaatacattcgAATATTGTGTCTATTTGAAGTGTGGAAACAAAGGACCCAACTTACAGGGAACAACACAATGGGCACGGTCAGCGTCACAGCGGTGAGGACAGCCACTCGGACACACAGGATCAAAGTGTCATAGGGATCGATGCGGTTGTACGTATGCAACAGCTCCTGGCTCCACCTTACCTGCAtggacattaaaataaaaccgaTTCATAAAAACACTTTCACAGACAAAATACCGGacagcattttatttctaaaggcCACCACTAGAGGGAGCCTGCAATCTGTGTAATAGAATGCTAGTTTCTTAACCAAAGAGATGCAGAGACAACATCAATGTTAAGATAAAGGGTTCCACAGTTTTATAGCACTGTATGTAAATAGTCAGTTCTGTTGTCtcatttccttgttttgttgTCAGCTGCTCTCACCATAAAAAGTCAGGTAGCCAAAGAGAGCAGCCAGAAAGTACATGGTGTACATGAGAAGGATGGAGATGTTGGAAACcttttgcatctttttctttgtgGGACTGAAATCAGAGATTGGAAAGTTATGCGAATGCCACATTCTGCACTGACTTCTTGTTAAATATCACAGGGTTACTGAGGGGAGACTCACTTGCGTAGCTCGGTGTAGATGGGCAGAACCTCGGGGTGGCAAACGAAGGCAAAAGCCAAGATTGGGATTGTGTACGCCGTCTGTGAAGAACAATCTGTTCAGCACCTCTATGTCCAAGTTTCAAAAAATGATACAGGAATAAATAACCAGCTGCCCACCTGTGAATTGATTGTGAACATGCGTGGGGTGCAATGCGAGTCCTTGTCTTCATGTGGCAAACCGTCGCTGTAGTCATGGACCAGGCTGGAGTCATTCAGGCCAAGGTGGGCAGCGGTGCTGTTGGTTGAGAACTCCTCAAATGGGCAAGGGATCTGAAACTTCTTATAGGTAACCTACAACAAGACGGGGAGGAAAGACGGGTGCTATAAAGGATGCTATCAGAAAAATATACCCAAGGGTGCTGCTGCTCTTATGTGAGAACTGGACTGACTTACAGCAGATAGAAAGAACACCATGCAGCTGAGAGAAAAGCCGCTTGTGTAACCAAGGTAACCTGAAAATGAAAGATGAAGTTAGGAAACACAGAATGAACTGAATTACAGCCCTGATTCACAAGAATAGAAACATTCAAGCttatcttattattattaaagctgctacaaaaaattaaaaaaaataaaataaaataaaataaataaaaaacttgatCAGAGCCACCTAGCTATGGTGAGAGAGTGGAAACAGTATGCTTTTGATGTCTGTTGCTAAACAGATTTTGTTGGACATGAGGGTGTGATTATCTGAAGGTAACTGATGAGAACCTGCTGCTCTCACAGCTGGCAGCAGGATAAAAACACGCTAATTGCTTGATGTCAACGTACCAGCTCCATCTGAGTGTGAGGCGGCTTAATGTTAAATGACATTTCTAATTAATCCCTTCTTAACATCGTAAATGTTGGCTGCGAAATAAACTTgagtgaaaatataaaaatgatccatcaatttaattttaaagtacTTAGTCAGCTCAAGATACTCTGCAGGGTCATACTTGAGGtacttgaaaaaaatgtaatgctttaccaaactattttttaaagttaaaattttgaGACAAAAGAGCATAACATTATAACCTTGATTTGAGAATTTAAATAACAAACCACAGTATCTGCATTGGCTGAACTTAAACAACTAAAGAGTGTGTTTCCTGTATGACAGCTGCTCTTATTTAAAGCACACGCTGGTTTGTTGTGGGGAAATGTTTAAGAGGTGTCAGATAGAGAGTATGGTGAGAAGCAAACGTGTCAGTGAGCTAGTTAGCAATGTTATTACTCTCAGAGGAGAGTTTCTAAAGTCAGACTGAAAGTCTTTGAAGTCAATCAATACTATAAAGCAATCATCAATacattttgagtaaaaaaaatactgtagcaAAAGGACAAAACCCTTTTTCTTCACTGGGTAGGTTAACATTACTAATTTGCTACTTATTTGCTGAATGCCAGATTATCAGACAGATGTTTTGTGTCACTTCcttcaaagtcaaaattcttcataaattaagctttaaaacaatttattcaGATGATGATGTCAATCCTTTGTATGTTTCTGGTAGGCTAATCCCAAACATTTGAGCTAAATGGAACCAAAGCTGtggatgtgtttttcaaacatgctACTCCCTTTATAATATCAGGGAAATACCTTTACAGTTTCGTGATCCCTTAAGGCACCATGTTTATCTGTTCAAAGACTTATACACAGCAATGAACAGCATGTAAATGTCTAGCCATTAGGTTCTGTGTGCCAGAGACGAATTACTTAGGTATGAAATATGCATACCTCTcatgacagaagaaaaagaccCAGTGAAGATGCTGGCTTAAGCTGGAAAGTGGGGGACATTATCCACTGTGAAATGTGTTCTGtaccaacatggactgaaatGCCACTCAGCAAAGAGACCAGTAAACCAAAATCTGCATTAAAGGTCAGGCCAGAGTTTGAAAAGCCACTCTAGGAGAAAGACACTAATGTTTGAAGGCATTGtctgataaaactaaaatttaagTGCAATAAAGGCCATTGTTACCTTTGgtggaaaaaaggagaaacttGCAATCCTTAAAAGACCATCCTAACGGCTTCTCAATCCTTATCCTGGCATTTAGAAAATTTTTGATAATCCCAACTGACCCGAATGAGGAAATGTTTAGTCTGAtatgtttttacaataaatgcaAGGAACCTACTTTAGTCTACATATGCTTACAGTGAACTAGTATCATATTCTGCTTGATGCACAATTGTTAGAAATCCAAGTTGATGCATCAAAGTTACTCACCGAGCCGTTTCATCAGAGCTAGGGGCAGGATGACACTGGCAGAGACCATGATGACCAGGTAGTTTCCATTCAAGTACCACAAACTGTTGGAGAGAAGGCAAGTGTACTTTGGTGAGCTCAGTATTACAAACATtgccacacacaaacacacacacggaTGTGCGGAATTGTGAATAACTGCTTAAACAGATTGTTTATGAATAACTATGAAGCAATATCTGTTACAAATTTAAGTGTCCAATGTAACCTGATGGAAACATTCTCAGGCCCAAGGCTGTGGAAAAAATGTGTGTGCTTCTGTTGCTATCGTCAGACGTACTGGAATAGAGTGTTACATAACCGAACCAactaaaaatattcagtaaGTATGTTAGTGCTGACACGTGTCCTCACACCTTAATCACTCACCCAaggcaataaatcaatgagCGTGGAAGAACTTATATGATCATAAACTACTTGCACTACTTGCTCTGTTTGAAATCAACATCCTGTGTATGCTCTTCATTAAAGAGATTAATCATTTATCAAAGGCATCTCATGTAAAGTGTGCTCCTCGCTAATACAAACACATGTGTGCTTGGAAATTTTTTCTGAACTAATGTTTTGCGTCGAACCAATACAGTGGCTTTGTGTACTACATAGATGGTAAAAAGTTTGCAAACACTCTCCACCATGCATACACATCACTTCATTTAAAATAGACTACACTAAAATAGAGTAGATACAGATAAATTGTTAATTTGCACATACCTAAGCAGTTTTAAGCTTTTTGCAGTCATTAACAATGTTTCTGGTATAATTCTGGCCGAATATTTAAGCCCTCTGCTTGGCAGAGCAGGGtgaattcttttaaaatgtttggtttccGGGTGAGACCCTGACTTTTAAGCTTGTCAACAAATATTCAGTAGGGTTTAGTTTGGGGTTTAGGAAAAATATAAGCGTACTGACTCAAAAGGTTACCGTCAGAGGACATAAACTTGGTTTGGATGGTTAAGCTCAACCCATGATAACAGACTTTAACAGAATAAAGTCTGTTATGAACTCAAAATACATGACCAGTGTCACGACTCAGGGAAGCTTGTTTGACCGAGTCTGAGAGAATGCAGACCAACAAAGAAATCCTCACTCTCAAATTGACATGTAAAATTTGAAGCTACCCATAATGATTGCCTTCTGGAGAATAGTTTAGACAAAGACAAATTGAGCTATTTGAGCAAAATGTATGCTTGGAGGAGTCGAGGTGACAATTTCTAATTTAAGAACATTGTACTACCAAGCATGACCATGGCAGAATCATGCTAAGGGTGTGTTTAGTTGACAGTTGTATTGTACAAAGTTTGTGTAATAATGCAGATGCCGAAATAACTTCAAATTCATCAACTTTGCCTCAAATAAACAGATGGCGgatgatcccaaacacacattAAAGCTAGTTTTTGAACGGATAAAGCATTAAGTTTCTATTAGTAGCCCAAACTACAACAttacagaaagttttatttatgcttAAAGGTCATGCCAGAGCCAGGTCGTAAATTTTACCCTATTTGATAGCAGTGATCAAATATCTATCCAGAATTAAATCGGAAGCTTGTTGATGAACTAAAAAAGGTCTGCAGTTTCTCTGGATCTTGCAGACAGacaattatcaaaaatattagCAGTGGTACAGGCATATATTAGAGTTGGTAGGCATGAGTTTTGCCATGCATGGATGAGAGAAAACTGCAATAAGTTCAAACTTATATAGCCCTAATATAATTTTTACACTTCACTGATGTATAATCACTGCTTCCTGAGAAAAAAAGGATTATATTAATCCTTTTTTCATAATATTGACAGGACACAAACAGCCTGATATTTAATAGCATGTTTATTATCATGTGAACAGTCTTTATTCAGTGGCAACAGATTTTAAATCATTATCAGTGGAAAACGTCATATCACAAGCAGCAAGCAGCTTAGATAAATTACTGTCAATCCATTTAAGCGCTATTGTAGCCTAAATCTAGTGCACACAGAGGTCTTTGTGTCCCAGAGCCCCCTCATCTTTTTAAGCTGCTGAGCCTGTTATTCTTGACCCCGAATTAAACAGAATCGGGGGGATAAACTGTTACAGGTCTCCAGGCCTGAGCATACAGCGATGTCTGTCACAAGTTTGGAGGAGCCCCTTGAAAGCTCGGGAAGTCACGCATAGACAACAGGTCATGAGTCTTGCATCCTTTCGGTCACTAGGTCATTTTAGCTGATCAATTTTCACACGCGAAAGTCACTGGTGACAAATGGGAGTCCCATCCAGCTTGGAGTTCAGCTTAAAGTCAAGTTCTTCAGAGTCGCTTCCAAGCTGTAATTAAGTCTCTGTCGGAGTCATTAGGGTTCCTGAATTCCAGCAAACAATAATCAGTTCAGAACACTTACTATCACACGCCTACAAGCAGGTTTAAGTAACTCAGAGATGCACAGTTTTGGGGTAAACTCATTGTGCACTACATTTCACAgcacatatttttcatttatgtcAATTTGTTGCAAATCCAGGTCTTGAGTAAATTCAAGAAAAATCTTAACCACTTCCAAATGTTTGCTCAACTTCACTGCAAACCCCATGTTTCCCCTAATCACATAATCAATTCAACAGGATCGAGCCGTGTCATGACTTGAAAGAGTCCAGCTGACTGCCACATGTCATTGCTGCCTACTTACAGAACTACTGGACACAAATAAAGCTCCTAGCCAACCACTCAGCCCACATTCCTTTTTGTACCTTTGATGCCACGAACCTGGAAAATGTTGGGAGCCTCAAGTGGAGACGAACAGTCAGACCCAGTCCTGAGCTGTCCTGTCCTTATGCTTGGCTTTGGAATTTGGCAGCAGAGTTTCACACCACCTGCTGCCGTCGCTTGAGTGAGTGCATGTGTACAAAACAGTCATAGCACTTCATGCATCACTTTTAACTATAATGAGACCTCTGATGCACCTAATGGCTGTGCTGATCCAAGAAGCTAAAGGAAATTGTGATTGTTGTGCAATATTAGGACCGGCTTGAGTCTTCAGTGGAAGAGCTCGATTAGTTTAAGATTAGAAGAAGGCCACACCATCTGTTGTAAAGATCTCTCTTGTTGCTCGGGCCAGTTCTTAATCTGATTCCAAATTTGGGACTTGTCTGGTGCTACCGTGAGATGGATGGTgttctaaatatatttaattgcCGTGCAAAATGAATCAGCAGTACAGGATACCCCCCGATGTAACTGTGAAAAGCCAGAGCTACAGTAAACTGCAAATGCTTTGAGCCTTTACTAttcttttgatattttaaatgttgaccACTATTTCTTACAGGCTTTCaatatattttccaaattttgactgtatttttttatttattttctgcccaCTCCTTGCACCTAACCATGACACTGGATTTTAGAGTGATTGTACCTGAAAAGCAAGAAAAGTGAACAAGTGGTGGTCAAAGAAAATGCTGTATGCCATAAAACCTTTCTACCACAGATAAACATTAATACCTTAATTTGATATGTTTTAGAATTGGGGAGAAATAGTGCAAGACTTTCCTGTAATTATTCAAATAAGGtctaaaatttatttataatttaaagaaCAAGTTAAACATTCTGCACAGTAAGGGACGGTTTTAATATGACTTTCTGCCCAGGGCAGCACATCACAGGGGGATGCCtaaagaaaaagtaattaaGAAACATAtcaatttttaatatatttatctTCTACTACTTATCTGCAGCTCTAGTCAGTGGTAATGAGCACCTCTACGTATGTTGTGAAAAGTAGAagcaatttaaaagaaaaaccacagTGGCTTACAATGGTTAAGCTGATATCTGATTCCTGGCTAATAAGACAATAATTTAAGAAGTAACGTATTGATGGTGTGAGGAAGACAGTTGGCAATTTCAAATACTTTTAACATCTGTAGACTTACTGGGAGTcaacaatataaatataaatagattTTGATAACTGTATTGCACTGATGGCACGCAACATTAACTACTTGTATCTGCATCACcgacaaaaacatctgaacctCCTATTTATTGC encodes:
- the LOC116710785 gene encoding LOW QUALITY PROTEIN: sodium-coupled neutral amino acid transporter 3 (The sequence of the model RefSeq protein was modified relative to this genomic sequence to represent the inferred CDS: deleted 1 base in 1 codon; substituted 1 base at 1 genomic stop codon) — its product is MEPAESEMNILSNGKPHDLGDDMGVPMKTLLAEDQNGTETLRFDDPEGALESEEFLPNTHGKKPTRFTDFEGKTSFGMSVFNLGNAIMGSGILGLAYAMANTGILLFLFTTNFVAGFFXTAVAALSSYSIHLLLKSSGIVGIRSYEQLGYRAFGTPGKMAAGIAITLQNIGAMSSYLYIVKSELPLVIQAFLKADPNSDLWYLNGNYLVIMVSASVILPLALMKRLGYLGYTSGFSLSCMVFFLSAVTYKKFQIPCPFEEFSTNSTAAHLGLNDSSLVHDYSDGLPHEDKDSHCTPRMFTINSQTAYTIPILAFAFVCHPEVLPIYTELRNPTKKKMQKVSNISILLMYTMYFLAALFGYLTFYGKVEPELLHTYNRIDPYDTLILCVRVAVLTAVTLTVPIVLFPVRRAIQEMLFPSKSFNWLRHVSIAFVLLTFINMLVIFAPNILGIFGIIGATSAPCLIFIFPAVFYIRIVPREDEPMTSTSKILATCFAALGISFMVMSLSFIFIDWTSGTSQVAGGH